One segment of Gammaproteobacteria bacterium DNA contains the following:
- the ptsN gene encoding PTS IIA-like nitrogen regulatory protein PtsN codes for MSLSSLLDQEHVASHVQSASKKRALEELSQLIVKGEPGLSQTEVFECLIARERLGSTGLGKGVAIPHGRLKSGEKVIAAFVQLADGVDFDSPDGQPVDLLCALMVPPDSTDEHLQTLAALSEMFRNEQLRDALRGANNDESLFQVLQEWLPKN; via the coding sequence ATGTCACTATCCAGCCTGCTCGATCAGGAACACGTTGCCAGTCATGTACAGTCCGCCAGTAAAAAGCGGGCCCTGGAAGAACTTAGTCAGCTCATTGTCAAAGGCGAGCCTGGCCTGAGCCAGACCGAAGTGTTTGAATGTTTAATTGCTCGCGAACGTTTAGGCAGTACGGGGTTGGGGAAGGGCGTCGCCATACCACATGGTCGCCTGAAGAGTGGCGAGAAAGTTATTGCCGCCTTCGTCCAATTGGCAGATGGTGTGGACTTTGATTCACCCGACGGTCAACCTGTTGATCTGTTATGCGCATTGATGGTTCCGCCTGATTCCACTGATGAACACCTGCAGACGCTTGCCGCACTTTCCGAAATGTTTCGCAATGAACAACTGCGCGACGCTTTACGAGGTGCGAATAATGACGAGTCGCTTTTCCAGGTGCTTCAAGAGTGGCTGCCTAAGAATTGA
- the raiA gene encoding ribosome-associated translation inhibitor RaiA: MQVDITGHHVDLTDSMQAYVNEKMERVTRHFDHVTDIHVILSVEKQSQKAEATLQLKGSKIFADAVDEDMYAAIDALVDKLDRQVLKHKGKLKDHRS; encoded by the coding sequence ATGCAGGTAGACATTACTGGGCATCATGTAGACCTAACGGATTCTATGCAGGCCTATGTCAATGAAAAAATGGAACGCGTTACGCGTCATTTCGATCATGTAACCGATATTCATGTGATTTTGAGTGTCGAGAAACAATCGCAAAAAGCCGAGGCTACGTTGCAACTTAAGGGTAGTAAGATTTTTGCCGATGCGGTAGATGAAGATATGTATGCTGCGATCGACGCACTGGTGGATAAGCTGGATCGCCAGGTGTTAAAGCACAAGGGTAAGCTGAAAGACCACCGTAGCTAA
- a CDS encoding PTS fructose transporter subunit IIA, with protein MSVGLLIISHEKLGQVLLEIAVNAIGKNPMRTECVSVTAASAPERLTQLAHEKADSLDQGQGILVLTDLYGSTPGNIACTLMKRHRTSVVSGINLPMLLRVLNYPQLRLEELADKAVSGGKEGIMDCRAHVF; from the coding sequence ATGAGTGTAGGCCTGTTAATAATAAGCCACGAAAAACTGGGCCAGGTTTTGCTTGAAATAGCAGTTAACGCAATTGGCAAAAACCCAATGAGAACCGAATGCGTTTCGGTTACTGCTGCATCGGCGCCAGAAAGATTGACGCAGTTGGCGCATGAAAAGGCTGATTCGCTGGATCAGGGGCAAGGAATACTGGTACTAACGGATTTGTATGGTTCTACGCCAGGTAACATCGCATGCACCCTGATGAAACGTCACCGGACGTCGGTAGTGTCCGGTATCAATTTACCTATGCTGTTGCGTGTGCTCAATTATCCTCAGCTTCGTTTGGAAGAACTGGCAGACAAGGCTGTTAGCGGCGGCAAAGAAGGTATCATGGATTGCCGTGCACACGTTTTTTAA
- the rapZ gene encoding RNase adapter RapZ yields MKLFIVSGLSGSGKSTVLHVLEDLGFYCIDNLPLGLLANFAAHMASTPEKSYENAAVGIDARNRSGDLRRFPSILAGLRESKLECEVIFLDADDHILIKRYSETRRRHPLSSKATSLAEAIGKERELLEPVIRQRDLYIDTSHTNLHQLRDLVRERIAHRGQQTLSLMFQSFGFKHGVPVDADFVFDVRCLPNPYWDQQLREYTGRDKPVIEFLEDHDVVDEMYQDIVKFITNWVPRFRAADRTYVTIAVGCTGGQHRSVYFAEKLAQHFSTDYEVLARHRELA; encoded by the coding sequence ATGAAACTGTTCATCGTAAGCGGATTGTCGGGTTCGGGAAAAAGTACGGTATTGCATGTGCTGGAGGATCTGGGCTTTTATTGCATCGATAATCTTCCCTTAGGTTTACTCGCCAATTTTGCGGCACATATGGCGAGTACGCCGGAGAAATCCTATGAGAACGCAGCCGTCGGTATCGACGCGCGTAATCGCTCCGGCGATCTGCGACGATTCCCTTCCATATTGGCGGGTTTGAGAGAATCCAAACTCGAGTGTGAAGTCATCTTCCTGGACGCGGATGATCACATACTGATAAAGCGCTATAGCGAAACGCGTCGTCGTCATCCGCTTTCCTCTAAGGCAACTTCACTTGCCGAGGCAATCGGCAAGGAACGCGAACTACTGGAGCCGGTAATACGGCAGCGTGATTTGTACATCGACACAAGTCACACCAATCTGCACCAGCTACGTGATTTGGTGCGTGAGCGGATTGCACACCGAGGGCAGCAAACTTTATCACTGATGTTCCAATCTTTTGGCTTTAAGCATGGTGTGCCGGTGGATGCGGATTTCGTGTTTGATGTGCGATGTTTGCCTAATCCCTATTGGGATCAGCAATTGCGCGAATATACAGGGCGCGATAAGCCGGTGATTGAGTTTCTGGAAGATCACGATGTGGTGGACGAGATGTATCAGGATATCGTGAAATTTATTACAAACTGGGTACCAAGATTTCGTGCTGCGGACAGAACCTATGTTACGATTGCAGTAGGTTGTACCGGCGGGCAACATAGGTCGGTTTACTTTGCAGAGAAGTTAGCGCAGCATTTCAGCACGGACTATGAAGTACTTGCGCGTCACAGAGAGTTGGCATGA
- a CDS encoding HPr family phosphocarrier protein: MLTKDVTIINLLGLHARAAAKFATLANNFSADIKVVRGSREVNGKSIMGLMMLAASKGTQLTLIIDGDDEQQMQEAICTLINNRFEEDE, translated from the coding sequence GTGCTGACAAAAGACGTTACCATTATTAATTTATTGGGTTTACATGCGCGCGCGGCGGCAAAGTTTGCGACACTGGCGAATAATTTTTCGGCCGACATCAAGGTCGTGCGTGGATCACGTGAGGTTAACGGTAAAAGCATAATGGGTTTGATGATGTTAGCAGCCAGCAAAGGTACGCAACTCACGCTCATTATTGATGGTGATGACGAACAACAAATGCAGGAAGCTATCTGCACTCTGATCAATAACCGTTTTGAAGAAGACGAGTAG